The Psychrobacter raelei genome contains the following window.
CTGCTGCTGCCTGTGCTGCTTGCGCTTTTGCTTGTTCTGTTGCTATTGCTTTTTGTGCTGCATCTGCTGCTGCTTGTGCGTCTACGGCTGCTTGTTCTGCTGCAGTTTGCTTGTCAGATTTCGCACCATAAGTACCTTGAGCACCATTACCTTCATACACACCACCTAGGTACTGGGCGTCACCACCGTAGAAACCACCTTCGGTTGCGTAGCCTGCGTTGTCTGCTGCGCCACCTGAAAACTTATTGCCGCTGATGTTCGCTTTAAGATTAATATCACCCGCTTTGGCAAAGCTTAGTTTGCCATCTAGTGCTTTTTTCACAAAGTCTGCGGTAAATACAGATGAACCAAATTCAATGGCGTTACTAAGACCTAACTTACGATGGGTCGCATCACCGGTATAACCTACTGTACCTTCGGTTGGCATGTTCTCAGCTTTGGTCGCGTTACCAATAACCGCTGCACCATTTACTGGCAATTCAAGACCACTAAACACCGCTTTACCATCAATGTGGCCAATGCGCATGTCATCGCCAAAGTCCTTATACGTTGAGGTGTAAGTTAGTGGTAGCTCTTGACCTAACGCACCAACAACGGCGCTGTCTTCATGAGACTTAAAGCCATTGGTTCCAGCAATATCTGCATCATTATCACCTGAAATGGTCACTGGTACTTGACCTAATAGTCCAGGTTTATCAGGAGTAGCTGGGTCTTGTGAAGCCAGATCAGCTCGGGCAACAACGCTAGTGCTATCTGCTTCAAAGTCGCGTGTGGTTGTTTTAAAGACTTTACCAAGTGGTACAACGTCTACGTTTAAGGTCTGTACACCACTCTTCGCTGATTCAGGGGCATTCTTAATCTGGGCATTATCTTTGGCATTTTGTGCAGCATCTATAATATCCTGAGCAGCTTTTTGTTTAGCTTCAGCTGCGGCAATAGCCTGTTGAGCCGCTTTTTCTTTAGCCACCGCTGCCTTAGCAGCCTCTTCAGCTGCTGCTGCTTTAGCTTCCGCGATGGCCTCTAATTGTTCTGAATTACCACTGCCACCAGCATTTTGTGCCTCTTCTAACTCCTGTTTTAACTTTTCAGCTTCTGCTTTTGCGGCAGCAGCTTCCTGTTGAGCTTTTTGGGCTTCTGCTCTTGCATCATCTAAATCTTTTAAAGCCTGCTGCAGCTCTGCATCAGTTGCTTCACCGCCGGTTCCATTACCGGTTTCACCACCGGTTCCATTACCGGTTTCACCACCGGTTCCATTACCGGTTTCGCCACCGTTTCCATTACCGTTTTCGCCACCGTTTCCATTACCGGTTTCGCCACCGTTTCCATTACCGGTTTCGCTACCGTTTCCATTACCGGTTTCGCCACCGTTTCCATTACCGGTTTCGCCACCGTTTCCATTACCGGTTCCAGGATTAGAAGGAATATCTGAAGGCGCTGTATAATAGGAAGTAGAACTACCATCAGAACCACAAGAAGCTAATATTAGTGTAGTTAGAATAACCACACTGGCTTTTAAAGGTGTTTTTAACTTTTTTGAAGTATATAGATTTTTTGCAGTAGAAATAGCTGAGCTGTTTGATATTGAATGACTGATAGGTGACATTCGTCTTCCTCCATGAAGATTATGAGGTTTTCCATAATTGATATTCTCACTTGTTTATATAGTACAATGTAGCTAATAATAAGGTACATATGTTTACTGAATTTAAACAAGCACTTTAGTTAGATTACAATAGTGACCTAAAAAAAACAAACAAAAAAAGTATCTAACGATACTTTTTTTTGTTTCAAATAGTTAATGTAGGCTAAACTTACTACTTACTGTTTAGTTGCGCCAAAAGTACCTTGGAATTTGGTTCCAGTACCTGGAGTCGTACCTTTACCGCCCTCCACTGAAGCGTCTTGATAAATACCACCTAAGAACTTAGCATCTTCACCATAGAAACCACCTGCGGTATCAATCCCATTTGCCTTTCCTGCAAAGGTATTACCGTCAATGGTCGCTTCAATGTCAATCTTATTACCTGCTGGCATATATTTAAAGTCACCGTCAAAGGCAAGCTCACCTTTCACTAAGTTATTGACAAAGTCGACATTAAAGCTTGATGACCCATTAACTGGCTCAAATGCTCCGGTATCACCTAAGTGAATGTTCTCAATATAAGTGGCATTACCTGTATATGACGCTTTACCATCGTTAACTTGCTTTAAGTAGTCGATGTCTGCTTGATTCGTTAAATGACCTTGGACATAAACGTTGGCAACGCGAGAAACTTCTCCAACGACGCTCGAATTAATAATGCCATAAACATGCCCCACTTGCATTTGCGAATCAAAGTTTTGATACACAGCCTTATAGTTAAAATCAGGATTCAAGAAACTTCCTAATCCCGCATCAACTTTAACCGTTCCACTATCTGCTTGTAGATTTACTGCGATTGGCGCTTTAACACTGGCTGGCTGTACCATATCACCACGGACAACACCTTTATCAAAGGCAGTGAAGTTATCACCCTCACGATTATCTAGAGGTACCTCTGACTCTACACCATCAGCACTTGTAACGAACTCAGTTTCAGTGAAACTTGAAGCGTCATCACGAATAGCTACATAACCAATAGCATCCTCAAATTTTTTGAAAGTAGATGAGTTAGCTTTAAGGCTACTAAATGCACTAGATTGGAAGCCTGTCATTTCACTATCAGGGGCAACGTCTGGGTTAACGGGTACTGGTGTCGGCTCTGGCGTTGGCTCAGGTGTAGGCTCAGGTGTAGGCTCAGGTGTAGGCTCAGGTGTCGGCTCAGGTGTCGGCTCAGGTGTCGGCTCTGGCGTTGGCTCTGGCGTTGGCGTTGGTGTAGGCGTTGGCGTTGGCGTTGGTGTAGGCGTAGGCGTAGGCGTTGGCGTTGGCGTTGGCGTTGGCGTTGGTGTAGGCGTTGGCGTTGGCGTTGGTGTAGGCGTTGGCGTAGGCGTTGGCGTTGGTGTAGGCGTTGGCGTTGGTGTAGGCGTTGGCGTTGGTGTAGGCGTTGGCGTTGGCGTTGGCGTTGGCGTTGGCGTACCTGGGCTACTAGGAACCTCAGAAGGAGAGGTATAATAAGAGGTTGAGCTACTGTCTAGTCCACAGGAAGCCAGAATAACTGTGGTTAGTAAAAAAACACTCGCTTTAAGCGGTGTTTGTAGTTTTTTTGCCGTGGTGCTGTTCAGCACAGAATAATTCATTGGTGACATTCATCTTCCTCCATGAAGATTAGGTATAATCCACTATTTCGTTTGGTTCAAATAAATCGAAATGAAATACTAACTTCGTTTATTTCTACCTTTTATATTAGACAGACTTAATACCACAAGTCAATTATTTTTAGAATAGGTAATCTGTACAACTAAAATAAGTTGAATTAAATAACATGCTTTATTGTGGCTTAAGGCTTGTGCATTAAGGGATAGCGTTCCTTTATTAAGCGGATACTTAATAAATAATAAATTGTAAGCAAATAAAAAAGCAGCCCCATCAGAGCTGCTTTTTTTTATAAAAGATAATAAGTTTTGTGGTTATTTGTCCTGATAAGACAGTTTAACGCCTACAATGTACCCATCATTATCTTTAAAGTTTGAAACAACCTCACGACTTGGTAATGATCCTTTTGCGTCTCCAAACCATAAATACTTACCACCAGCCGATACAGCCCAATTTTTGGTTAAGTCATATTTGGCACCAAGCCCCACACTATAATAACCCTCAATAGGGCCTAATGAAGAAGTTGGGTCACCAGCGCCACTGTCCCAACCGACTGAACCAGATACAGCTAAGTTATCAGCCAGCCGTTTACCTAAGCCTAATTCTACTTGCCATTGATCGTCACTATAATTAACTAAAGGTAAATTGGACGCTTTATTATAAAGTGGTGGCACAATAGAGAAGTCGCTCCATGGCACATAACGGATCTTAGCTGTGGCTAATGTGGTGGGGTTAATACCTGTCTGGAAATCAAAGTTGAAAGAGTCAGGTGTCTTTACTTTAAAATTACTAAAAGCTTCTGGATTTTGACCTACAATAGCCAATGCTGGGAAACTTTCGGCGACCGTTAATGAGTGTTCGATTTCAGATCGATATGTCAATGCCGCTTTCAGAGCAATTTCTGGCTTACTATAAGAAACCCCTATTAAATAACCATAGTCAATATCAGGAGAAATATGGGCAGTATAACCAGCAGCTTGCTTGTAAGCATCGCCTTTTAATCTAACATCAGCTTTAAGGCGTTGCGCTACAGGACCACCATAAACCTGAAATTCATTATTAGCACCAAATTTTGCCCCGCCAATTACAGATAGATTATTAGAACGAACTTCTACATTTGTGGCTCCATCAATACTTAATAGATTAGCAACTGCATCTCTAGCATTTTCAGATGTGGCAGCATCTGATTTATTAGATTGTAGAAGTTGTTGTGCAGTAGCAAGTACTTCTGGACTTAGGGATTGACCTATAGCACCTAATGTGGCCTCTGTGTTAGTTAGTGTCTCATTAGTTTGATTTATGATGCCGTTGTACTTCTCTAAAGAAGGTGCCGCAGCTAATTCTTTATAACTATCGAGGGTACTATTTAGACCCGCTAGAGCAGTATTATATACTACGGCATCCAAACCTTGTGGATTCTGGCTGGATTGTAAGCCCTGAACGGTCTCAATTTTATTTTCTGTATTAGCAATGGCCTGCTGAGCAATTTTCTGAATAGCCCCTGCCCCAGTCATATTTGCTACACCAGTAAAATTATTATCGCCTCTATATTTAGCCGATGCCCCCCAAGGCTCATCATAAAGCACACCCACACTGAATCTATCATTCACATCGGTCTTTACACCATAGCGAAAAAAGTCATAGCCTTCCGCTATATCTCCAGTTTTATTACCTGAATTATCCACACCTGAAACATCAGCATCTACATAGGTATAAACCGCTTCAGCGTAAGTACCGTCTTGAAGAAAAGCGGTAACATCTTGCCCTGAGCGATCAAGGCCGGCAGCGTGTGTTAAAGAAGCTAGGGGTAATGTTAAAAGAGCAAGCGTCAGCTTAGAGATAGGGAATTTGTGTAACATATTGGGAATTCTCCATGAAAGTTATTGGCTCTATGCTATCTGTTTATAAAATAGCGATGAGAGTCGCAGGCAATCCTGTGCCAAATGTGTATATATTATTAACATACTGATAAAAAATATTCAATATATGTAAAAATACGTAATTCTTGTAATAAGGATAGTGAAAATAAGTATTTATAGCAACACTTGTTTTAGTAATTTATCAAAAAACATAAAAAAGCAGCCTAAGGCTGCTTTTTTATGGCTTATCTAAGCAAAGCTGGCTGCTTAGAAATAGGACGTTTTACTATAAATATTATTTATCTTGATAAGACAGTTTTACACCCAAGATAAAGCCATCATTGTCTTTAAAATCACTTACGATATTGCCATTTGGAATCTGACCTTTGGCATCACCAAACCATAGGTATTTACCACCGGCTGAAATGGCCCAGTTTTCATCAAGATTATATTTAGCACCAGCACCTACGCTATAGTAGCCCTCAATAGGACCTAAAGAAGTGGTAGGATCACCAGAGCCGCTGTCCCATCCAATAGTTCCTGAAATGGCTAGATTGGGTTGTAGACGTTTTGCTAAGCCTAATTCAACAACCCACTGGTCATCATCATAATCCACTAGATTTAAACCCTTAGGTCCATAATCAAACTGTGATGCGGCGTTATACAAAGGAGGTGTAATTTTGAAGTCACCCCAAGGCACCCAGCGCACTTTGGCTGTTGCTAGTGTTGTTGGGTTAATACCGGTTTGGAAATCAAAGTTCACAGACTCAGGAGTGGTGATTTCCATTTTATTAGCCTGATTTGGTGGCACGCCACGCAAGGCCGCTAAAGGTAAATACTCACTAGCTGTCACCTCATGATCAATCTCTGAGCGATAGGTTAAAGATGCTTTTAATGCAATCTCAGGCTTACTATATTGCAGACCTGCGATCCAACCATAGTCAATATCTGGATTAACATTTAAATCGTAGCCCGTTGCGGTTTCATAAGCATTACCACGTAATTTTACTTTGGCTTTTAAGCGCTGGGCAACCGGACCACCATAGATCTGGTAATTGTTATTTTGACCGAACTTCATGCCTAATAAACCGGTTAAGCTTTCAGAGCGCACCTCAACTTCTGTCGCCTCTGTGTTCGCAAGAGCGGTATCTAATACCCCTTCTAAGCCTCTCAAGCGTTGATAGTTTGCTTGTCCTTCTGCAAGCGCCTGCTCACTTTCAGTAACCAGCTGCTGAAAAGCGGCAAAACTATCTATATCTGGTCGACCTAATTGTGCTGCTGTCTGTGCCACTTGTTGATCAATCGCTGCTATCGGCGCGCCACTTGCAATGGCCGCGTCAAGTTGCTGCTCAAAGCCTTGCAAAGTTGCTAGCTGCTGTTGACCTGCTGCCAATCTATCCGGTGTTGCATTTACAAAGTTTTTGAACTGCTCAACGTTGTTAACGCCTATATTATCAGCTTCAGGTGCACCATTACCTAAACGTGATGAGATAAGGCTATCTGCTACTCGACTTGGTGAGCCCACAAAGTCATTATTACCATGGTAATCAGCAGCTGCGCCCCAAGGCTCGTCATATAACACACCAATACTGAATTTATTATCTATATCTGTTTTTACACCATAACGGAAGAAGTCATAATCCTCAGCAATATCTTTTACTTTATTGCCTGCAGCATCACGGCCGGTCACATCGGCATCGATGTAAGTATAAACAGCTTCTGCATAGGTGCCATCTTGGAAAAACGCAGTGGTATCTTGACCTGAACGATCAAGGCCTGCTGCTTGAGCAACGCTTGCAACTGAGAAAGCCGCTATGGCAGTAACGAGGGGTTTAATAGTAAAGGATGAGCGCATTTATTTCTCCAAAAATTCCATTTATAGGATGGGCACTTGAGCTTTATGATTAGGCTTCTCATTAAATATGAGGTCATAAAACAGGGATGGACACTGACTATCGTTGGGTTACTTATTACCTACCGAACAATCAGTTATCGGCAATACTACTTAACTAAGAAATGAATTGCAACACTTTGATATATTTATACTTATTGTTTTAACAATTTTTTGGAGACCCTAAAGGAAATAAATTTTTGGTGTTTATGGTGTTATTTTTTTGAGACAAACCGGTTTTATAAGGCTTAAGACAAGGCCGTAGCGGTGCAATAAAAGCCATGCAAAAAGGTCATTATCTTTATTATGACCAGTGAGTCTTTAATATTTTTTAGGAGGGTTTAATAGTGGGGCGGAACTTCAGAGGCAGCATCAAAGGGAGCAATGCCTGAATCGATCTGACGGCTGAGCTGTGCATAGACCAATTGCAACTGACGCTGCATGTCTTGTAGCTGCTTATCTTGCTTAGTCACCACTGTATCTAAGCTATCTATGGTCAACTCCATATAAGCCACGTGAGACTGTAAGTCAGCTATCTGCTGCTGTAGGCTTTGATAAATGGGATCGGTCTGAACAACATTAGGCTTTGACATGGTAATGGCTTTTTTTGTGAATCAATTGTTTAGAAGTTAACAAATGGGTATAGAGACAAGGGCGAAGTCAATTAATCTCAAGCGGCAGTATTGACAGGTTATGATTTGTTGCCTGCATGATATACTGTGCTTAATTTTAGCATGTAGCACACGGTGATAATACAGTTATGGCACTTATTAATTTAAAAAACATCCACTTAGCCTTCGGCGTCGCGCCCATTCTTGATGGCATCGACTTAAGCATTGAGGCGGGTGAGCGCGTCTGTTTGATTGGCCGTAATGGCGAGGGAAAGTCTACTTTATTTAAGCTCATCGATGGACGCATTGTTCCTGACAGTGGTGAGGTGGTTATTAACAGCAGCGTCAAGGTGGCAATGCTTGAGCAAGACGTGCCCGAAACCAGTGGGCGCATTTTAGACATTGTTATGGGCGGCGACAAAAAAACCGCAGAGCTGCTCATTGCTTATAACCAAAAGGCCGATGCTTGCGCGTCAGGGGACATGACAGCATGTGAGGCTATGTCAGACTTGCAGCATGATATTGATGCGGCACATGGTTGGGATTTAGAGCGTGAAGCACGCCAAATCATTACCACTATGGGGCTAGATCCTGAAGATGACTTATCCTCCTTATCAGGCGGCCGTAAACGCCGTGTACTTCTTGCCCGCTCTTTGGTGACTAAGCCGGATATTTTGCTACTTGATGAGCCAACCAACCACTTAGATGTGGCCAGTATCGAATGGCTAGAACAGTTCTTAAAAGACTGGCAAGGTCTTACCCTGCTTTTTGTCACCCACGATAGGGCTTTTGTTGATAAGTTAGCGACTCGTATTATTGAGTTAGACCGCGGCAAGCTCAGCAGCTATGACGTGACCCAAGGCGCTGGCGGTTACGCACGCTATCAAGAGCTAAAAGAGCAGCAATTGATCGCCGAAGAGAAAAACAATGCCAATTTCGATAAAAAACTCGCTCAAGAAGAGGTATGGATTCGCCAAGGCATTAAAGCACGCCGTACCCGTAATGAAGGCCGTGTACGTGAGCTAAAACAGTTGCGAGAAGAGCGCAAACAACGCCGTGAACAAGTAGGCAATGTCAACATCACCATGACCAGCGGCGATAAGAGCGGGAAGCTTGTGTGTAAAGTGAAAGACCTACATCTTGAATATGATGGTAATGTATTGGTCGATAACTTTACCACCACAATCGTGCGTGGTGACAAAATCGGTATTATTGGACCAAATGGCGCGGGTAAAACTACCCTGATTAAAGCCATCTTAGATATGTCTGATGATGAGGTTATCCAAACTGGTAGCGTAACTTTGGGCACCAATTTACAGATTGCTTTTTTCGATCAGTTGCGTGATCAATTAGATCTTGAGGCCAGTGTGGCTCAAAACGTCTCTGAAGGTTCAGACTTCATTGAAGTCGGTGGCAAAAAAACCCATATTATGAGCTACTTACAAGATTTCTTATTTGCACCAGAGCGGGCACGTACCCCCGTAAAAGCCTTGTCGGGTGGTGAGCGTAACCGCGTGCTTCTGGCCAAGCAGCTGTTAAAGCCTGCCAACATTCTGGTGCTTGATGAGCCGACCAACGACTTGGATATGGCCACCCTTGAGTTATTAGAAGAATCGGTTGCCAGCTTCAATGGCACTATCCTTCTTATCAGCCATGACCGTGCTTTTATGGATAACGTGGTGACCTCTACTTGGGTCTTTGATAAGGACGAAGCAGGCAAAGGCATCGTTAAAGAATACGTCGGCGGCTATCAAGATTACTTGGTTCAAAAACAGCGCGAAGACAGCTTTGCCAGCAAAAACCCGAGCGCTAAAGTCGAGGCCGAAAAAAAACCTGTTAAAGTGGCACAGCCTACATCTAATAATACTGATGACAAAGCGACAACAGCCCCCAAACGTAAGCTTAGCTATAATGAGCAGCGTGAACTTGACGCCTTACCCAAGCAAATTGCTGAGCTTGAAAAAGAGCAAAATCAGCTGCAACAAAAATTGGCCGACGGCTCGTGGTTTACCACGGACTTAGAAGCTGCCACTGCTGCCAGTGAAAGACTGTCAGAGATCGATGAAGCGCTCATGGCCAAATTAGAGCGCTGGGATGAGCTAGACAGCTAACTGCCGCAAGCTCATTGTCCGCAAAGCAAGTCCTTAATGAGTTAATATGACTGATTCCAATACCCCCACTCCCAATCCAAAAAAACAGGAGTCTAATAAGATTCCTGTTGTTACTTCTGTGCAGCAGTTTGACCCCAAACAAAGCGCGCACGCCTCGCCTGCTGAGACCTCTGTGGCTCAATCTGTTAACAGCTCGGTTAACCAGACCAGTGACAAGGCCGCAGGATCAAAGGCGCTGCCTATTCCTGCTGGGATGCCAAGCATTACTGATAACCATAAGCAGGCACATATAGCAGATAAGAAGCCTTTTAAGTGGCAGTTTTTATTGCCTCAGTACTGGCTGATCTGGCTCATGCTGGCTTTATTTTTGTTGCTGATGTATCTGCCTCTACGCTATCAATTTTGGATAGGTCGTAAGCTGGGTATCATCCTCTATCATCTGCTACAAGGTCGACGTAGGGATACCTTGGTGAACTTAAGATTGGCCTTTCCTGAAAAAATGGAGGCTGAGCGTGAACGTATGGCAAAGCAGGTCTTCGTCAATCAAGGCATTGGTATCTTCGAAACCTTGTGTGCTTGGCTGCGCCCGAATGTGTTTATGCGTACCTTTTCTATTTCAGGGCTTCAGCACTTAGTGCAAGCTCAGCAGCAAGGTAGAGCGGTGTTGTTATTAGGCGCTCACTATACCATGTTGGATTTGGGTGGCCGTTTGTTTACGCAGTTTGCTGCCACTGACTGTGTGTATCGTCCACAAAACAATCCACTGCTTGACTGGTTCATTTATAATGGTCGCCGCAATATTTTTGATGAGCAGATTGATCACAGCGATATGCGCAAACTGGTAAACCGTATTAAGCTTGGTAAAATTATCTGGTACTCCCCTGATCAAGATTACGGTTTAAAGCATGGGGTTATGGCACCCTTTTTTGGCGTACCTGCTGCCACCGTTACTGCGCCTAGACGACTGGCAAAACTGGGCAAGAAGTCTACTCCCCCAGCGGTCATGGCTTTACATACTTACCGTCAGACGCCAGATAATATGCCAAAAGGTAAGCGTCCGCATTACCACCTTACTATTACACCGATAATAGACGGCTATCCCTCAGCTGATGAAGTCGCTGATGCTACTCGTATCAATGAGGTATTAGAGAGTCTTATTCGTATTGACCCCACCCAGTGGATGTGGTTTCACAAGCGTTATAAAAATACGCCTAATGGCCGCAGTGACTACTATCGTTGATTGACACCGATTCATTCAGTCAGACATCTAAGTAAAAAGACGCCCCTTTGAAAGAGGCGTCTTTTTTGGTCAAGAAGCTATTGATTAAATAATAACCGCACTGGCCAACACATCGTCAACCGTTGAATTTAATACGGTTAAGTAGTCATTAGCATTTAAGGCCACTAAAACATCAGCCTTAGACTGAATGGTGTGACTGGCCAGACTGGTTAAATCATTAAATAACGATGAGGAGAATTCAATAATATCGTGATAGCCAATGTCGTTATTAAAGTCAAGGATAGTATCTGAGCCTGCGTTATTATTAACAACAAAGGTGTCATTGCCGATACCACCAATCAACCAATCATTGCCCGCACCCCCATCTAAGCGGTCATCACCTTCTGCACCGTACAGCTTGTCATTACCACCAAGACCATACAGCACATCATTGCCTTCACCACCATGTAAGGTGTTATTACCTTTGGTACCTTGAATGGTATCATCACCATCACGACCGAAAACGATATTACCACTTAAATTATCATCTGCATCACTGCCTTCGGTGTGGATGCCATACTCTTTGCCTTTGCTGAACCATTTAATTACTGGACGGTTCTCAATCAGACCTGTGCTACCAATATCATAGTTGTTTAGGTGGCTTGCCAATTCACCATTGAAGCTGACTGATTCAACATTATTGGCCTCAACCAAATTGGTGCCTTTTTTATCTAAGAAAAATAAGGTGTCATCGGCCATCTTAAAGACATCCCAGTCGCCACTTCTACCTTCGATGCGTATTTGGTCATGACCCTCATTGCCATCAACATGATCAACGCCTGTACCTGCTTTGATAATATCATCACCCAAACCTGCGTCGATATAATCAAAGTTTTTGCCACCAGCGATTAAATCATTGTGTTCGCTACCCACAATAAAGGCGGCGCTGCCATAATGGCTTGAGGTGTGCGACTTGTCATCTTGCACCCATGTTGTCGCTCGGCTTACGGCGGTTAAATCTGCCACTATAACGGTGCTGTCTTGCTTGGTATATTCATAGAAAGTAGAGTTGCTAATGCGGCTGATGGCATCTGTGGTAATACCATTAATGTGCGCATACCAGCCAGTAGGGATATTTAATAGTGAAAATAAGCTCACATCCCAAATAGGAGATGCATATACATCATTGAATAACACCACGTTATCAGTTGAGCCATCAAAATCTTTATCTGGGTTGACCAATCCAAAATCTGCTGCCTTGATAGCATCAATAATACTAGACTCGCTGCCAGTAATACGATGTACCACATCGTTCTCATAACCAAAGTTTAAAATAACGTCGGAGTTTTCATAAATGGTAGGTACGGCAAAGGCCATATAGTCAGCATCTTCAAAAAAACCATCTGCCAAATTTTCACGCTCAGCGGCGATCATATTAGTTACAGCAGCGCCTGCACTATATCCACTAATAAGGACATCGCTACCGTCTAAACCATTGGCAACAGCAAAGTCTTTAACGATAGTTAAAATAGGCTCTAATAAAGTGATGCCTTTACGGCTATTAAAATCCAG
Protein-coding sequences here:
- a CDS encoding transferrin-binding protein-like solute binding protein, which codes for MSPMNYSVLNSTTAKKLQTPLKASVFLLTTVILASCGLDSSSTSYYTSPSEVPSSPGTPTPTPTPTPTPTPTPTPTPTPTPTPTPTPTPTPTPTPTPTPTPTPTPTPTPTPTPTPTPTPTPTPTPTPTPEPTPEPTPEPTPEPTPEPTPEPTPEPTPEPTPEPTPVPVNPDVAPDSEMTGFQSSAFSSLKANSSTFKKFEDAIGYVAIRDDASSFTETEFVTSADGVESEVPLDNREGDNFTAFDKGVVRGDMVQPASVKAPIAVNLQADSGTVKVDAGLGSFLNPDFNYKAVYQNFDSQMQVGHVYGIINSSVVGEVSRVANVYVQGHLTNQADIDYLKQVNDGKASYTGNATYIENIHLGDTGAFEPVNGSSSFNVDFVNNLVKGELAFDGDFKYMPAGNKIDIEATIDGNTFAGKANGIDTAGGFYGEDAKFLGGIYQDASVEGGKGTTPGTGTKFQGTFGATKQ
- a CDS encoding SlyX family protein → MSKPNVVQTDPIYQSLQQQIADLQSHVAYMELTIDSLDTVVTKQDKQLQDMQRQLQLVYAQLSRQIDSGIAPFDAASEVPPHY
- a CDS encoding calcium-binding protein is translated as MGMFDYKNYSSEEAAKLVDDASRLSAYTNAVSFFGFIPGADALNVVGKLTGDLFPNETKVGIPDGWAQLTPSDLGVSDSLVDKEGYFQIDSLFSGKTVGGPQALIFGQYDNAGKLIGINLNISGTNNLIDVLDYLDFNSRKGITLLEPILTIVKDFAVANGLDGSDVLISGYSAGAAVTNMIAAERENLADGFFEDADYMAFAVPTIYENSDVILNFGYENDVVHRITGSESSIIDAIKAADFGLVNPDKDFDGSTDNVVLFNDVYASPIWDVSLFSLLNIPTGWYAHINGITTDAISRISNSTFYEYTKQDSTVIVADLTAVSRATTWVQDDKSHTSSHYGSAAFIVGSEHNDLIAGGKNFDYIDAGLGDDIIKAGTGVDHVDGNEGHDQIRIEGRSGDWDVFKMADDTLFFLDKKGTNLVEANNVESVSFNGELASHLNNYDIGSTGLIENRPVIKWFSKGKEYGIHTEGSDADDNLSGNIVFGRDGDDTIQGTKGNNTLHGGEGNDVLYGLGGNDKLYGAEGDDRLDGGAGNDWLIGGIGNDTFVVNNNAGSDTILDFNNDIGYHDIIEFSSSLFNDLTSLASHTIQSKADVLVALNANDYLTVLNSTVDDVLASAVII
- a CDS encoding lipid A biosynthesis acyltransferase; protein product: MPSITDNHKQAHIADKKPFKWQFLLPQYWLIWLMLALFLLLMYLPLRYQFWIGRKLGIILYHLLQGRRRDTLVNLRLAFPEKMEAERERMAKQVFVNQGIGIFETLCAWLRPNVFMRTFSISGLQHLVQAQQQGRAVLLLGAHYTMLDLGGRLFTQFAATDCVYRPQNNPLLDWFIYNGRRNIFDEQIDHSDMRKLVNRIKLGKIIWYSPDQDYGLKHGVMAPFFGVPAATVTAPRRLAKLGKKSTPPAVMALHTYRQTPDNMPKGKRPHYHLTITPIIDGYPSADEVADATRINEVLESLIRIDPTQWMWFHKRYKNTPNGRSDYYR
- a CDS encoding outer membrane protein transport protein encodes the protein MRSSFTIKPLVTAIAAFSVASVAQAAGLDRSGQDTTAFFQDGTYAEAVYTYIDADVTGRDAAGNKVKDIAEDYDFFRYGVKTDIDNKFSIGVLYDEPWGAAADYHGNNDFVGSPSRVADSLISSRLGNGAPEADNIGVNNVEQFKNFVNATPDRLAAGQQQLATLQGFEQQLDAAIASGAPIAAIDQQVAQTAAQLGRPDIDSFAAFQQLVTESEQALAEGQANYQRLRGLEGVLDTALANTEATEVEVRSESLTGLLGMKFGQNNNYQIYGGPVAQRLKAKVKLRGNAYETATGYDLNVNPDIDYGWIAGLQYSKPEIALKASLTYRSEIDHEVTASEYLPLAALRGVPPNQANKMEITTPESVNFDFQTGINPTTLATAKVRWVPWGDFKITPPLYNAASQFDYGPKGLNLVDYDDDQWVVELGLAKRLQPNLAISGTIGWDSGSGDPTTSLGPIEGYYSVGAGAKYNLDENWAISAGGKYLWFGDAKGQIPNGNIVSDFKDNDGFILGVKLSYQDK
- a CDS encoding ATP-binding cassette domain-containing protein, with the translated sequence MALINLKNIHLAFGVAPILDGIDLSIEAGERVCLIGRNGEGKSTLFKLIDGRIVPDSGEVVINSSVKVAMLEQDVPETSGRILDIVMGGDKKTAELLIAYNQKADACASGDMTACEAMSDLQHDIDAAHGWDLEREARQIITTMGLDPEDDLSSLSGGRKRRVLLARSLVTKPDILLLDEPTNHLDVASIEWLEQFLKDWQGLTLLFVTHDRAFVDKLATRIIELDRGKLSSYDVTQGAGGYARYQELKEQQLIAEEKNNANFDKKLAQEEVWIRQGIKARRTRNEGRVRELKQLREERKQRREQVGNVNITMTSGDKSGKLVCKVKDLHLEYDGNVLVDNFTTTIVRGDKIGIIGPNGAGKTTLIKAILDMSDDEVIQTGSVTLGTNLQIAFFDQLRDQLDLEASVAQNVSEGSDFIEVGGKKTHIMSYLQDFLFAPERARTPVKALSGGERNRVLLAKQLLKPANILVLDEPTNDLDMATLELLEESVASFNGTILLISHDRAFMDNVVTSTWVFDKDEAGKGIVKEYVGGYQDYLVQKQREDSFASKNPSAKVEAEKKPVKVAQPTSNNTDDKATTAPKRKLSYNEQRELDALPKQIAELEKEQNQLQQKLADGSWFTTDLEAATAASERLSEIDEALMAKLERWDELDS